The Deltaproteobacteria bacterium genome contains the following window.
TGAGATGCCATGTACAGACATCAGGCATAACGCTTACAAGGCAGGAGCCTCTAAATAACATTGTAAGGTCGTCCCTCCAGGCGCTCTCAGCCGTATTTGCAGGTGTACAGTCGCTCCACGTTGATTCATATGACGAAGCATATGCGGTACCTACCGAAGAGGCGGCGCTTATCTCTCTTAGAACCCAGCAGATAATACAGTCAGAAACTGCAGTAACAGAGGTTGTAGATCCCCTTGGAGGATCTTACTATNNNNNNNNNNGATTGAAAAAGTAGGAGGATATGTTGCATCTATTGAGAAGGGATGGATACACAGAAAAGTTGCTAGCTACTTTAACGCAGAACATGCAAAAATTGAATCGGCAGCTATAAAGGTTGTAGGACTCAATAGCTACGTATCATCTGCAAAGATTCCCCCCATAAAAGTCTTTAAGTACCCCAAAGGAGCAGAAGAGCGGCAGATTGCCAAACTTGCAAAGCTTAAATCTTCAAGGGACAACACCTCTGTTTCAAAAGCCTTAAAAGATCTTGAAGATGCATGCAGGGGTAGTGTCAATATTTTTCCATACTCCCTTGCATGTGCAAGGGCAGGCTGCACCGAAGGTGAAGTGTTTGCTGTCTTTAAAAAGGCATTTGGTCTCTGGAGACCGCCTGCAATGTTTTAAGATTAATTCTATAAGTGGAGGTTTAA
Protein-coding sequences here:
- a CDS encoding methylmalonyl-CoA mutase family protein — protein: IEKVGGYVASIEKGWIHRKVASYFNAEHAKIESAAIKVVGLNSYVSSAKIPPIKVFKYPKGAEERQIAKLAKLKSSRDNTSVSKALKDLEDACRGSVNIFPYSLACARAGCTEGEVFAVFKKAFGLWRPPAMF